Proteins encoded in a region of the Vicia villosa cultivar HV-30 ecotype Madison, WI linkage group LG5, Vvil1.0, whole genome shotgun sequence genome:
- the LOC131601682 gene encoding pentatricopeptide repeat-containing protein At1g30610, chloroplastic-like has translation MVVIAFEFNANFTASSSFHYAANSFSSRPFFVSNAPNFNFTPLTVSMKYASNSDHLLPKELEFKPSFDEYLKAMESAKSVRVSDTVKKGQEGNHVRNLKRVGTKIYKKDDEGSSTGNGNARGKPNKGFRDVYGEKERNQHRSSGLAPKSDDCSVIKSQREIRTVGIGDNIIRSNLIGVHGGSVVERGVALVTRRERGHSRKGKTLGGDNFIDREKTMDTSPGKRYSEIQSFTNRNGRSNGNIKRFQNRGYDSDNLEVDRAAFKNLEDPNNVITKAHFSHKEMEDRIQKLAKQLNGVDINLPEWMFSKMIRSAKLKFNDYSIRRLITILGNLGNWQRVIQVIEWLEMRERFQSHKPRHVYNAALDALGKLRRPVEALNIFHAMQQQLSTYPDLVAYHSIAVTLGQAGHMKQLFDVIDIMRSPPKKKFNKGIFENWDPRLEPDIIVYNAVLNACVKGKQWEGAFWVLQQLKKQNIQPSAATYGLVMEVMFSCGKYNLVHDFFRKLQKSSIPNPLTYRVLVNTFWKEGKTDEAVSSVNEMERRGIVGSASLYYDLARCLCAAGRSQEALMQIDKICKVASKPLVVTYTGLMQASLDSGNIQDGAYIFEKMKENCAPNLVTYNIMLKAYVEHGMFQEAKELFERMLENTNYLSNKDDYKMRVVPDIYTFNTMLDACAADKKWDYFDHVYQRMLYHGYHFNPKRHLRMILEASRAGKEEPLEITWKHLAATDRIPPVSLIKERFCTKLEKDDYVVALKCITNNTPKDLQPFSKLSWLNLFKENSQRFHKDALVRLMNAASNVISNNSVPNPALVCLVQSCKELCFDSHHNVAYMDSASNVFALENKRVVTNTR, from the exons ATGGTAGTTATTGCCTTTGAATTCAACGCCAACTTCactgcttcttcttctttccacTATGCTGCCAATTCCTTCTCTTCCAGACCCTTTTTCGTCTCTAATGCTCCAAACTTCAATTTTACTCCGCTTACAGTTTCAATGAAGTATGCTTCTAATTCCGACCATCTTCTTCCTAAGGAATTGGAATTTAAACCATCCTTTGATGAATATTTGAAGGCTATGGAATCTGCCAAATCTGTTAGGGTTAGCGATACAGTGAAAAAGGGACAGGAAGGAAATCATGTTAGAAATTTGAAAAGAGTTGGAACAAAAATTTATAAGAAAGACGATGAAGGCTCTTCCACAGGTAATGGTAATGCTAGGGGGAAACCTAATAAAGGGTTTAGGGATGTGTATGGTGAGAAAGAGAGGAATCAGCACCGGAGTAGTGGTTTAGCGCCAAAATCTGATGACTGCAGTGTGATTAAGAGTCAAAGGGAAATTAGAACTGTAGGGATAGGCGACAACATAATTAGGTCTAATTTGATTGGCGTCCACGGTGGGAGTGTTGTAGAGAGGGGGGTCGCGCTTGTTACTAGAAGAGAAAGAGGTCACAGTAGAAAGGGTAAAACCCTTGGTGGTGATAATTTTATAGATAGAGAAAAAACTATGGATACAAGTCCTGGTAAAAGATATAGTGAAATTCAGAGTTTCACCAATAGAAATGGACGGTCTAATGGAAACATTAAGCGTTTTCAGAATAGGGGTTATGATTCTGATAACTTGGAGGTGGATCGAGCAGCATTTAAGAATCTTGAGGACCCAAACAATGTTATCACTAAGGCACACTTTTCGCATAAAGAAATGGAAGACAGAATTCAGAAGCTAGCCAAACA ACTGAATGGTGTAGATATCAATTTACCAGAATGGATGTTTTCTAAGATGATCAGAAGTGCAAAGCTCAAATTTAATGACTATTCTATACGAAGGCTTATCACAATCTTAGGAAATCTCGGAAATTGGCAGCGAGTGATACAAGTCATCGAATGGCTTGAAATGCGTGAGCGTTTCCAGTCCCATAAGCCAAG GCATGTATACAATGCTGCACTTGACGCACTTGGGAAGTTGAGGAGACCCGTGGAAGCACTAAATATATTTCATGCAATGCAG CAACAATTGTCCACGTATCCTGACTTAGTAGCTTATCATAGTATTGCTGTTACTCTTGGGCAAGCTGGGCACATGAAGCAGCTCTTTGATGTGATTGATATTATGCGATCTCCGCCAAAGAAGAAGTTCAATAAAGGGATATTTGAGAACTGGGACCCGAGGCTGGAACCCGATATCATAGTTTATAATGCA GTCCTTAATGCATGCGTTAAGGGTAAACAGTGGGAAGGAGCATTTTGGGTGTTACAGCAGTTAAAGAAGCAGAACATACAACCTTCTGCTGCAACATACGGCCTAGTTATGGAG GTGATGTTTTCATGTGGCAAGTACAACTTGGTTCATGATTTTTTTAGAAAACTTCAGAAATCTTCTATTCCTAATCCATTGACATATAGAG TTCTTGTGAATACATTTTGGAAAGAGGGAAAAACTGATGAGGCTGTATCGTCTGTGAATGAAATGGAAAGGCGTGGAATCGTTGGGTCTGCTTCTCTTTACTATGATCTAGCTAGATGCCTCTGTGCAGCCGGAAGAAGTCAAGAGGCACTGATGCAG ATAGACAAGATATGTAAAGTTGCAAGTAAACCCCTGGTAGTGACCTACACTGGCTTGATGCAAGCAAGTCTAGACTCTGGAAATATTCAAGATGGAGCTTACATTTTTGAGAAAATGAAGGAAAATTGTGCTCCGAATTTGGTTACGTACAACATAATGCTTAAAGCTTACGTTGAACATGGGATGTTTCAAGAAGCTAAAGAGTTATTTGAGCGAATGTTGGAAAACACAAATTATCTTAGTAATAAAGATGATTACAAAATGCGAGTGGTACCGGATATATACACATTCAATACCATGTTAGATGCATGTGCTGCAGACAAAAAATGGGATTATTTTGACCATGTTTACCAGAGAATGTTGTACCATGGTTATCATTTCAATCCAAAACGACATCTTCGAATGATACTAGAGGCTTCAAGAGCTGGAAAG GAAGAGCCATTAGAGATAACATGGAAGCACTTGGCTGCTACAGATAGAATTCCACCAGTTTCTCTAATCAAGGAGAGGTTCTGTACAAAGCTTGAAAAGGATGATTATGTTGTTGCTCTCAAATGCATCACGAATAACACACCAAAAGACTTGCAACCATTTTCAAAGTTGTCATGGTTGAATCTATTCAAAGAAAATTCTCAACGCTTTCACAAGGATGCACTTGTTAGACTAATGAATGCGGCTAGCAATGTAATTTCCAATAATAGCGTGCCAAATCCAGCGCTTGTGTGTTTAGTTCAATCATGCAAAGAACTATGTTTTGACAGTCATCACAATGTAGCTTACATGGATTCAGCGAGCAATGTATTTGCATTAGAAAACAAACGGGTAGTAACCAACACTAGGTGA